The following are encoded together in the Salvia hispanica cultivar TCC Black 2014 chromosome 6, UniMelb_Shisp_WGS_1.0, whole genome shotgun sequence genome:
- the LOC125197225 gene encoding calnexin homolog 1-like has product MEFPNRKIWVVQCLLLFSTACFISQLRASDDVIFHESFDEDFEGRWIASENPDYTGVWKHVKSEGHDDHGLLVGEKARKHAIVKPLDEPVILKDKTVVLQFEVRLQNGLECGGAYIKYLRPQDAGWVPKGFDNESPYTIMFGPDRCGATNKVHFILKHKNPKSGNFVEHHLKFPPSVPSDKLTHVYTAILTPDNEVKILVDGEEKKKGNFLSGDDFDPPLIPSKTIPDPDDKKPEDWDERAKIPDPEATKPDDWDEDAPLEIEDEEAEKPEGWLDDEPEEVDDPEAAKPEDWDDEEDGEWEAPKVDNPKCAEAPGCGEWKRPMKRNPAYKGKWHAPLIDNPNYKGIWKPQEIDNPEYFELEKPNFEPIAAIGIEIWTMQDGILFDNILISSSEKEAETYRETTWKPKFTVEKENQKEEESTESDGLKGFQKVVFEYLYKIADLPFLGEHKIKVLDLLEKAEKQANLTIGILASIVVVIISILLKLIFGGKKPANEVAETKKTEVAESSDDPGSSEAKDEKDNGGGAAPRRRTQRRED; this is encoded by the exons ATGGAGTTTCCGAATCGGAAGATTTGGGTAGTGCAGTGTTTGTTACTATTTTCCACCGCCTGCTTCATTTCTCAGCTCCGCGCTTCCGATGATGTG ATTTTCCACGAGTCGTTTGATGAGGACTTTGAGGGGAGGTGGATCGCGTCTGAGAATCCAGACTACACag GTGTGTGGAAACATGTCAAGAGTGAGGGACATGATGATCATGGACTTCTTGTTGGGGAGAAAGCCAGGAAGCATGCCATTGTGAAGCCACTTGATGAACCTGTGATCCTCAAGGATAAAACTGTTGTTCTTCAGTTTGAAGTTCGCCTACAGAATGGCCTTGAATGTGGTGGTGCTTATATCAAGTACCTCCGTCCTCAGGATGCTGGATGGGTTCCAAAGGGATTTGATAATGAATCTCCTTACACAATAATGTTTGGCCCTGATAGATGTGGAGCCACAAACAAGGTTCACTTCATCCTGAAGCACAAGAACCCGAAGAGTGGCAATTTTGTCGAGCATCATCTCAAGTTCCCACCATCAGTACCTTCAGACAAGTTGACCCATGTTTACACTGCCATCTTGACACCCGATAATGAGGTGAAGATCTTGGTTGATGgggaagagaagaagaagggaaaTTTCCTCTCAGGTGATGACTTTGATCCTCCTCTGATCCCTTCCAAGACTATCCCTGATCCAGATGATAAGAAGCCTGAGGATTGGGATGAGAGAGCAAAGATCCCTGACCCAGAGGCAACGAAGCCAGATGATTGGGATGAGGATGCTCCATTGGAaattgaagatgaagaagctGAGAAGCCTGAAGGTTGGTTGGATGATGAGCCTGAGGAGGTTGATGATCCCGAGGCAGCCAAACCAGAGGATTgggatgatgaagaagatggtGAATGGGAGGCTCCCAAAGTTGATAACCCTAAGTGTGCTGAAGCTCCTGGTTGCGGTGAGTGGAAGAGACCAATGAAGAGGAACCCTGCTTACAAAGGGAAATGGCATGCCCCACTCATTGACAACCCCAACTACAAGGGTATCTGGAAGCCCCAGGAGATTGATAACCCTGAGTACTTTGAGCTCGAAAAGCCCAACTTTGAGCCCATTGCTGCCATTGGTATTGAGATCTGGACAATGCAAGATGGTATTCTGTTCGACAACATTTTGATCTCTTCCAGCGAGAAAGAGGCAGAGACCTACCGGGAGACAACATGGAAACCAAAATTCACCGTAGAGAAGGAGAATCAAAAGGAGGAGGAATCTACTGAGTCTGATGGCCTGAAAGGCTTCCAG AAAGTGGTATTTGAATACCTATACAAGATTGCTGACCTTCCATTCTTGGGCGAGCACAAAATTAAAGTCTTG GACTTACTTGAAAAGGCTGAGAAACAAGCCAATCTCACAATTGGTATCCTTGCCTCCATTGTCGTTGTTATCATCTCGATTTTGTTGAAGCTCATCTTTGGAGGAAAGAAGCCT GCTAATGAGGTAGCTGAGACGAAGAAAACAGAAGTTGCTGAGAGTTCAGATGATCCGGGAAGCTCCGAGGCGAAAGATGAGAAGGACAATGGTGGTGGTGCTGCTCCTCGCCGGAGAACCCAAAGGCGTGAAGACTGA
- the LOC125197226 gene encoding uncharacterized protein LOC125197226, giving the protein MAFRAASQMKSMVKSGLGGRSTFTTSTFAPDLKARLGKGDFAPVSIVLGMVAVATSLGIYTALHQLHSAPNVHLKKSRRETIPEVVEPEKVMAEAEKFVKKSFFRKVAHLKEPTNCA; this is encoded by the exons ATGGCTTTTAGAGCTGCG TCTCAAATGAAATCAATGGTGAAAAGCGGCTTAGGAGGAAGATCGACTTTCACGACTTCTACTTTTGCACCGGATTTGAAGGCCAG ATTGGGAAAGGGTGATTTTGCACCGGTGAGCATTGTGCTTGGGATGGTCGCTGTAGCAACGTCGTTAGGCATATATACGGCCTTGCATCAGCTCCATTCGGCCCCAAACGTGCACCTCAAGAAATCGAGAAGGGAAACTATACCGGAGGTGGTGGAGCCGGAGAAAGTGATGGCCGAGGCTGAGAAGTTTGTTAAGAAATCTTTCTTTAGGAAGGTAGCTCATTTGAAGGAGCCAACCAATTGTGCCTAA
- the LOC125197227 gene encoding LOW QUALITY PROTEIN: calcium-dependent mitochondrial ATP-magnesium/phosphate carrier protein 2 (The sequence of the model RefSeq protein was modified relative to this genomic sequence to represent the inferred CDS: deleted 1 base in 1 codon) encodes MTTGVERHANFPAPPAPPAMAPEAKDRSGCCNPVKKSGPVTLDHVLSALRETKEERDSRIRSLFSFFDSDNLGYLDSAVIEKGLSAMQIPADYKFAKELLLVCDANRDGRVDYQEFRKYMDDKELELYRIFQAIDVEHNGCILPEELWDALVKAGIELDDKELASFVEHVDEDNNGVITFKEWRDFLLLYPHEVTIENIYHYWERVYLVDIGEHAVILEGISKRANATKYLIAGGVAGAASRTATAPLDLLKVIFQVQTTTSIYPMDLVKTRLQTYVCDRGTVPSLGKLSRDIWVQEGPRAFYRGLVPSLLGIIPYAGIDLAAYEALKDMSRKHILQDGEPGPLIQLSCGTVSGALGATCVYPLQVVRTRMQAQPSNTHNRMSDVFWKTYRHEGLRGFYKGLFPNLLKVVPAASITYLVYEAMKKSLDLD; translated from the exons ATGACTACGGGAGTCGAGAGGCATGCGAATTTCCCAGCACCACCAGCTCCTCCTGCAATGGCGCCCGAAGCGAAGGACCGATCCGGATGCTGCAACCCGGTTAAGAAGTCCGGCCCTGTCACGCTCGACCACGTGCTCTCCGCCCTGCGCGAGACTAAGGAGGAGCGGGACTCCAGAATCCGGAGTTTGTTCAGTTTCTTCGACTCCGATAATCTAGGGTATTTGGATTCCGCTGTGATTGAGAAGGGGCTTTCTGCGATGCAAATCCCCGCGGATTACAAGTTCGCCAAGGAGCTCTTGCTAGTCTGCGACGCTAATCGGGACGGGAGGGTTGATTACCAGGAGTTTAGGAAGTATATGGATGATAAGGAGCTTGAATTGTACAGGATTTTTCAGGCGATTGATGTTGAGCACAACGGCTGCATTCTGCCCGAGGAGCTCTGGGATGCTCTTGTCAAAGCTG GGATAGAACTTGATGATAAAGAGCTTGCAAGTTTTGTGGAGCATGTAGATGAAGACAATAATGGAGTTATTACTTTTAAAGAGTGGAGGGATTTTCTGCTGCTTTACCCACATGAGGTCACCATAGAGAACATCTATCACTATTGGGAAAGGGTGTATCTTGTAGATATTGGTGAGCATGCTGTGATTCTTGAAGGTATAAGTAAACGTGCTAATGCAACCAAATATCTAATCGCTGGAGGAGTTGCTGGAGCTGCTTCTCGAACTGCCACTGCACCTCTTGATCTACTAAAGGTGATCTTTCAAGTTCAGACTACA ACCTCAATTTATCCAATGGACCTTGTCAAAACTCGGTTGCAAACTTATGTTTGTGATAGAGGGACTGTTCCAAGTCTGGGTAAACTATCTAGAGATATATGGGTTCAGGAGGGACCCCGTGCTTTTTACCGAGGGTTGGTGCCGTCTCTTCTTGGAATTATACCTTATGCTGGTATCGACCTGGCAGCCTACGAGGCATTGAAAGATATGTCCAGGAAGCATATTCTTCAagatggtg AACCTGGTCCTCTCATACAACTAAGTTGTGGGACTGTCTCGGGAGCTCTTGGAGCGACATGTGTGTATCCGCTGCAGGTAGTAAGAACAAG AATGCAAGCTCAGCCCTCCAATACACACAATAGAATGTCAGATGTATTCTGGAAAACATATCGGCATGAGGGCCTTCGAGGCTTCTATAAAGGCCTTTTCCCGAATCTCCTTAAAGTCGTGCCAGCAGCCAGCATTACCTACCTGGTTTATGAGGCGATGAAGAAGAGCCTGGATCTGGATTAG
- the LOC125197222 gene encoding ribonuclease TUDOR 1, which yields MASTAGATGWLRGIVKAVPSGDCLVIMGNTKAEIPPEKTITLSSLMAPKLAPRRGGLDEPFAWLSREFLRKLCIGKEVTFRVDYTVPSINREFGSVFLGDKNVALLVVTGGWAKVREQGQQKGEASPYLVDLLRLEEQAKQQGLGRWIRTPGAAEAAIRDLPPSAVSDPSNFDAMALLAAKKGSPLEAIVDQCRDGSTIRVYLLPDFQYVQVFVAGIQAPSPGRRAAAESAFATEVVSTEQNGDSTVEGRAPLTSAQKLAASSTSVNEVPADPFGKEAKHFTEIRVLHRDVRIVLEGVDKFSNLTGSVYYPDGESAKDLSLELIENGLAKYVDWSASLLEDEARRRLKNAELQAKKSRLRIWTNYVPPATNSKAIHDQNFTGKVIEVASADCIVVADDSLPFGDPAAERRVNLSSIRGPKMGNPRRDQKPDPYARDAKEFLRMRLIGRQVNVSMEYSRKVGLTDGGAAPAGSGDTRVMDFGTVFLVNPAKDADDATPAAAGAGNQPNGVNIAELLVGRGFATTVRHRDFEERSNYYDALLSAESRAISGKKGMHSAKDPPVRHMTDLLTANAKKAKDFLPFLQRNRRMSAIVEYVLSGHRYKIDIPKATCSIALSLSGVRCPGRGEPYSEEAIAFMRRKIMQRDVEIEVETVDRTGTFLGTLWESKTNVAIPLLEAGLAKLQTSFGLDRIPEAHLLVQAEQSAKQKKLKIWENYVEGEEVTNGTSVERRQKEEFKVTVTEVLEGGKFYIQSVADQKVAAIQKQLSSLSLQEAPVIGAFNPKKGDIVLAQFSADKSWNRAMIVNAPRGAVQSANDKFEVFYIDYGNQETVPYSQLRPLDSSVSAAPGLAQLCSLAYVKVPGLADDYGQEAAIRLSEHLLSTPTEFRAIIEEKDTSGGKVKGQGTGTVFLVTLIDTEVETSINAVMLQEGLGRLEKRRRWEPKDKQQAMDELEKFQTEAREKRLGMWEYGDIASDDDEAPPLSKAAGRR from the exons ATGGCATCAACAGCTGGAGCCACAGGATGGTTGAGGGGAATAGTAAAAGCTGTTCCATCTGGTGACTGTTTGGTGATAATGGGGAACACGAAGGCTGAGATTCCCCCAGAGAAGACAATTACTTTGTCTTCTCTAATGGCTCCTAAATTG GCTCCCCGAAGAGGTGGGCTCGATGAGCCATTTGCATGGCTGAGCAGAGAATTCTTGAGGAAGCTTTGTATTGGAAAG GAGGTCACTTTTAGAGTGGATTATACTGTACCATCCATTAATCGGGAGTTTGGCTCTGTTTTCCTTGGGGATAAGAATGTGGCTTTGCTTGTGGTTACTGGAGGCTGGGCAAAG GTTAGGGAGCAAGGTCAACAGAAAGGAGAAGCTAGTCCATACTTAGTGGATTTGCTGCGCCTTGAAGAGCAGGCCAAACAGCAAGGTCTTGGTCGTTGGATCAGG ACCCCAGGTGCTGCTGAGGCGGCCATTAGGGACCTGCCTCCTTCAGCGGTTAGCGATCCCAGTAATTTTGATGCTATGGCTCTATTGGCTGCTAAGAAGGGCAGTCCTTTGGAGGCTATTGTCGATCAGTGTCGCGATGGGAGCACAATCCGTGTTTATTTGCTTCCAGACTTTCAATATGTCCAAGTGTTTGTTGCTGGAATTcag GCTCCATCTCCTGGTAGAAGGGCTGCAGCAGAATCTGCCTTTGCTACTGAGGTGGTGTCTACTGAACAAAATGGAGATTCAACAGTTGAAGGCCGGGCTCCTTTAACATCTGCTCAGAAGCTTGCTGCATCGTCTACATCAGTAAATGAAGTTCCTGCAGATCCCTTTGGGAAAGAAGCCAAGCATTTCACAGAAATTCGTGTGTTGCACAGAGAT GTCAGGATTGTATTAGAGGGTGTTGACAAATTTAGCAACCTTACCGGTTCAGTATACTATCCTGATGGTGAATCAGCAAAGGATTTGTCATTGGAGCTTATTGAAAAT GGTTTAGCTAAATATGTGGACTGGAGTGCAAGCTTGCTAGAAGATGAAGCCAGACGAAGGTTAAAGAATGCAGAACTTCAAGCAAAAAAGTCGAGGTTAAGAATCTGGACAAATTATGTCCCCCCAGCAACAAACTCAAAGGCCATTCATGACCAGAACTTTACAGGAAAA GTGATTGAAGTTGCGAGTGCAGATTGTATTGTTGTTGCTGATGATTCCTTGCCATTTGGCGATCCTGCTGCAGAGCGGCGAGTCAATCTCTCAAGTATACGGGGCCCTAAAATGGGAAATCCTCGTAGAGATCAAAAACCTGATCCCTATGCTCGTGATGCTAAGGAATTCCTGAGGATGCGCCTAATTGGTCGTCAG GTGAATGTTTCTATGGAGTATTCCAGGAAGGTTGGCCTGACAGATGGAGGTGCTGCTCCAGCTGGGTCTGGAGATACAAGGGTGATGGATTTTGGAACTGTCTTTCTTGTTAATCCGGCTAAGGATGCGGATGATGCTACTCCTGCTGCTGCCGGAGCAGGCAACCAACCGAATGGGGTTAACATTGCTGAGCTTTTAGTTGGTCGCGGTTTTGCCACCACAGTTAGGCATCGAGATTTTGAGGAAAGGTCAAATTATTATGATGCCCTCTTATCTGCTGAATCACGTGCTATTTCTGGGAAGAAAGGTATGCATTCTGCTAAGGATCCTCCTGTAAGGCATATGACAGATCTGCTAACG GCTAATGCAAAGAAAGCGAAAGACTTCCTACCATTTTTGCAACGTAATAGAAGGATGTCTGCTATTGTCGAATATGTTCTCAGTGGACATCGATACAAAATAGATATTCCTAAGGCGACATGCAGTATTGCCCTATCCTTGTCTGGTGTCAGATGTCCTGGCCGTGGTGAGCCTTATTCTGAAGAAGCCATTGCATTTATGAGGCGGAAAATTATGCAGAGGGATGTTGAG ATTGAAGTGGAAACTGTTGATAGAACTGGAACTTTCTTGGGTACCTTGTGGGAGTCAAAAACCAATGTCGCAATACCACTTCTGGAGGCGGGTTTGGCTAAACTTCAAACTTCCTTTGGCCTTGATAGGATCCCAGAAGCTCATCTCCTGGTTCAAGCTGAGCAATCAGCTAAACAGAAAAAGTTGAAg ATATGGGAGAATTATGTTGAGGGAGAGGAAGTTACCAACGGTACATCTGTTGAAAGACGACAAAAAGAGGAGTTTAAG GTTACAGTTACAGAAGTCTTGGAAGGTGGTAAATTTTACATTCAGTCAGTTGCTGATCAGAAAGTGGCTGCTATACAGAAACAGCTTTCTTCATTAAGCCTTCAAGAAGCTCCTGTAATTGGCGCCTTTAATCCAAAAAAGGGGGATATTGTTCTGGCTCAGTTCAGTGCTGATAAATCTTGGAACCGTGCTATG ATTGTTAATGCCCCACGTGGTGCTGTGCAATCTGCGAATGACAAGTTTGAGGTGTTTTACATTGATTACGGGAATCAAGAAACCGTCCCCTACAGCCAGTTGCGGCCTCTTGATTCTTCGGTGTCTGCTGCACCAGGCCTTGCTCAGCTATGCAGCCTGGCATACGTCAAGGTTCCAGGCTTAGCAGATGACTATGGTCAAGAAGCAGCAATTCGTTTAAGCGAGCACCTTTTGAGCACTCCAACAGAATTTAGAGCTATCATAGAAGAGAAGGACACGTCAGGTGGAAAAGTGAAAGGACAGGGAACCGGAACTGTCTTTTTGGTGACTCTGATTGATACCGAGGTTGAGACGAGCATAAACGCAGTTATGCTACAG GAGGGACTGGGTCGATTGGAGAAGAGGCGTAGATGGGAGCCTAAGGATAAGCAGCAGGCGATGGATGAACTGGAAAAATTCCAGACAGAAGCCCGAGAGAAGAGACTCGGGATGTGGGAGTATGGAGACATCGCATCAGATGATGACGAAGCGCCTCCCTTGAGTAAAGCTGCCGGAAGGCGGTGA